From one Suricata suricatta isolate VVHF042 chromosome 8, meerkat_22Aug2017_6uvM2_HiC, whole genome shotgun sequence genomic stretch:
- the RBM15 gene encoding RNA-binding protein 15 gives MRTVGREPLPRRSPRWRRAVPLCETSAGRRVNHLRGDDLRRPATMKGKERSPVKPKRSRGGEDSTSRGERSKKLGGSGGSNGSSSGKTDSGGGSRRSLHLDKSSSRGGSREYDTGGSSSSSRLHSYSSPSTKNSSGGGESRSSSRGGGGESRSSGAASSAPGGGDGGEYKTLKISELGSQLSDEAVEDGLFHEFKRFGDVSVKISHLSGSGSGDERVAFVNFRRPEDARAAKHARGRLVLYDRPLKIEAVYVSRRRSRSPLDKDAYPPSASVVGASVGGHRHPPGGGGGQRSLSPGGAALGYRDYRLQQLALGRLPPPPPPPLPRELERERDYPFYERVRPAYSLEPRVGAGAGAAPFREVDEISPEDDQRANRTLFLGNLDITVTESDLRRAFDRFGVITEVDIKRPSRGQTSTYGFLKFENLDMSHRAKLAMSGKIIIRNPIKIGYGKATPTTRLWVGGLGPWVPLAALAREFDRFGTIRTIDYRKGDSWAYIQYESLDAAHAAWTHMRGFPLGGPDRRLRVDFADTEHRYQQQYLQPLPLTHYELVTDAFGHRAPDPLRGARDRTPPLLYRDRDRDLYPDSDWVPPPPPVRERSTRTAATAVPAYEPLDSLDRRRDGWSLDRDRGDRDLPSSRDQPRKRRPPEESGGRHLDRSPESDRPRKRHCAPSPDRSPELSSSRDRYNSDNDRSSRLLLLERPSPVRDRRGSLEKSQGDKRDRKNSASAERDRKHRSTASTEGKSPLKKEDRSDGSAPSTSTASSKLKSPSQKQDGGTAPAAAASPKLCLAWQGMLLLKNSNFPSNMHLLQGDLQVASSLLVEGSTGGKVAQLKITQRLRLDQPKLDEVTRRIKVAGPNGYAILLAVPGNSDSRSSSSSATSDTATSTQRPLRNLVSYLKQKQAAGVISLPVGGNKDKENTGVLHAFPPCEFSQQFLDSPAKALAKSEEDYLVMIIVRAKLVNCGLKIWNSKL, from the exons ATGAGGACTGTGGGGCGGGAGCCTTTGCCGCGGCGGAGTCCAAGATGGCGGCGTGCGGTTCCGCTGTGTGAAACGAGCGCGGGGCGGCGGGTTAATCATCTCCGCGGAGACGACCTCCGACGACCCGcaacaatgaaaggaaaagagcGCTCCCCAGTCAAGCCCAAACGCTCCCGTGGTGGTGAGGACTCGACTTCCCGCGGGGAGCGGAGCAAGAAGTTAGGGGGCTCTGGTGGCAGCAATGGGAGTAGCAGCGGAAAGACAGACAGCGGCGGCGGTTCGCGGCGCAGCCTTCATCTGGACAAGTCCAGCAGCCGAGGTGGCAGCCGCGAGTATGACACTGGCGGGAGCAGCTCCAGTAGCCGCTTGCATAGTTACAGCTCCCCAAGCACCAAAAATTCCTCGGGCGGGGGCGAGTCGCGCAGCAGCTCCCGGGGTGGAGGCGGGGAGTCACGTTCCTCTGGGGCCGCCTCCTCAGCTCCTGGCGGCGGGGACGGTGGGGAGTACAAGACACTCAAGATAAGCGAGTTGGGGTCCCAGCTGAGTGACGAAGCGGTGGAGGATGGACTGTTTCACGAGTTCAAACGCTTCGGTGATGTAAGTGTCAAAATCAGTCATCTCTCGGGTTCTGGCAGCGGGGATGAGCGCGTAGCCTTTGTGAACTTCCGGCGGCCAGAGGACGCGCGGGCGGCCAAGCATGCCAGAGGCCGCCTGGTGCTCTATGACCGGCCGCTGAAGATAGAAGCGGTGTATGTGAGCCGGCGCCGCAGCCGCTCCCCTTTAGACAAAGATGCGTATCCTCCGTCCGCCAGCGTGGTCGGGGCCTCCGTAGGTGGTCACCGGCACCCCCCcggaggagggggaggccagAGATCCCTTTCCCCTGGGGGCGCAGCCCTGGGATACAGAGACTACCGGCTGCAGCAGTTGGCTCTTGGCCGcctgccccctccacctccaccgCCGCTGCCCCGTGAactggagagagagcgagactaCCCGTTCTACGAGAGAGTGCGCCCAGCTTACAGTCTTGAGCCAAGGGTGGGAGCTGGAGCAGGTGCTGCTCCTTTCCGAGAGGTGGATGAGATCTCGCCCGAGGACGATCAGCGAGCTAACCGGACGCTTTTCTTGGGCAACCTAGACATCACTGTGACAGAGAGCGATCTCAGGAGGGCTTTTGACCGTTTTGGAGTCATTACAGAAGTAGACATCAAGAGGCCTTCTCGGGGCCAGACCAGTACCTATGGTTttctcaagtttgagaacctAGACATGTCTCACCGGGCCAAACTAGCAATGTCTGGCAAAATCATAATTCGGAATCCTATCAAAATTGGTTATGGTAAGGCTACACCCACCACCCGCCTCTGGGTAGGTGGTCTGGGACCTTGGGTGCCTCTTGCTGCCCTGGCTCGAGAATTTGACCGGTTTGGCACCATACGCACTATAGACTACCGCAAGGGTGATAGTTGGGCGTATATCCAGTACGAAAGCCTGGATGCGGCGCATGCTGCCTGGACCCACATGCGTGGCTTCCCACTTGGTGGCCCAGATCGGCGCCTTAGAGTAGACTTCGCAGACACCGAACATCGTTACCAGCAGCAGTATCTGCAGCCTCTGCCCTTAACTCATTATGAATTGGTGACAGATGCTTTTGGACATCGGGCACCTGACCCTTTGAGGGGTGCTCGGGATAGGACGCCACCCTTGCTGTACAGAGATCGTGACAGAGACCTTTATCCTGACTCTGATTGGgtgccacccccgcccccagtccgGGAACGCAGCACTCGGACTGCAGCTACTGCTGTGCCTGCTTATGAGCCACTGGATAGCCTGGATCGCAGGCGAGATGGCTGGTCCTTGGACCGGGACAGAGGGGATCGAGACCTGCCCAGCAGCAGAGACCAGCCTAGGAAGCGAAGGCCACCCGAAGAGAGTGGGGGCCGGCACCTGGATAGGTCTCCAGAGAGTGACCGGCCCCGAAAACGTCACTGTGCTCCTTCTCCCGACCGCAGTCCAGAATTGAGCAGCAGCCGGGATCGCTACAACAGTGACAATGATCGATCTTCCCGTCTTCTTCTCTTGGAAAGGCCCTCTCCAGTCAGAGACAGACGAGGTAGTTTGGAGAAGAGCCAGGGTGACAAGCGAGACCGTAAAAACTCTGCATCAGCTGAACGGGATAGGAAGCACCGGTCAACTGCTTCCACCGAGGGAAAAAGCCCTCTGAAAAAAGAAGACCGGTCTGATGGGAGTGCACCCAGCACCAGCACTGCTTCCTCGAAGCTGAAGTCCCCTTCTCAGAAACAGGATGGTGGGACAGCTCCTGCAGCTGCAGCCTCTCCCAAACTCTGTTTGGCATGGCAGGGCATGCTTCTGTTGAAGAACAGCAACTTTCCTTCCAACATGCATCTGTTGCAGGGTGACCTCCAAGTGGCTAGCAGTCTTCTTGTGGAGGGCTCAACTGGAGGCAAAGTAGCCCAGCTCAAGATCACTCAGCGTCTTCGTTTGGACCAGCCCAAGTTGGACGAAGTAACTCGACGAATCAAAGTGGCAGGGCCCAATGGCTATGCCATCCTTCTGGCTGTGCCTGGAAATTCTGACAGCAGGTCCTCGTCTTCCTCAGCCACATCAGACACTGCCACCTCTACTCAGAGGCCACTTAGGAACCTTGTGTCCTATTTAAAGCAAAAGCAGGCCGCTGGGGTGATAAGCCTTCCTGTGGGGGGCAACAAAGACAAGGAAAACACCGGGGTCCTTCATGCTTTTCCACCCTGTGAGTTCTCCCAGCAGTTCCTGGATTCCCCTGCCAAGGCACTGGCCAAATCTGAAGAAGATTACCTGGTCATGATCATTGTCCGTG CAAAACTGGTGAACTGCGGATTGAAGATATGGAATTCAAAGCTCTAA